A genomic window from Streptomyces sp. HUAS YS2 includes:
- a CDS encoding collagenase → MSQHRAVRSTLLATAVTVALVASTGQAVTQAAERPTATQTPGSPGALAAPSAAAPATAPNPFDEVDRLAAAKPFKPSPAPAPGEVRDQGRVFGPARTGVEAGAKTAMPSRSAAARTAAGVPCTLDGITNLAPERFADFLADPAVTTEGCLRGLIWTWDARLAPVMSDAHVQAVSRRISSLAAAHDGRNSSHLEEMFTYLHAVAYHDFSRTEIDVTDAPTVDAMRRAIADFGNAARTFDVTPTNASTLREALYAGSAPGLRQHQLGLIKKVLATMDAAHPATNQDPTWAGGALAALSVNYLGVYPGNRDTAFHAAVAADPAYRAAFRAFSGHTHLKGTANAWVVRDALSEYGRFGQIDGLEAQIVPDLGALLGPVESAFGTGSQPWAKLVGWLNFFDACAPYGVCKADIEKRIFPYTYTYDNGAIKVRTGLDRATVDQLYYASKQVKAQFHRVLGTEQPLAGDPNSTLNIVLYASRADYEIYHPILTGYDTNNGGIYIERGATFYTYQRRVPQDSSLTLEELFRHEYTHYLNGRYAVPGFFGEGPWYEGDRTTAMDEGTAEFFDGATRDNGIAVRKSLVRSVIADTAGGGPRMSVEQLLNATYEGDGFRFYSYAGTFFEFLWTERPSLLREMYTHLRANDVAGYDSWRHRLGADSYLQRDYDRFLDAQIAKVDELFVPNTTYTPNAQLRDATPAAVRSAFAAATSNTPDCVENGDPGKRRFVCTGRITANLTDWRSEDRVFKDMSETVDYFILDRAGAATNNLADMNCSFGPVDIWDTKVAGTSDFRCEGPLRS, encoded by the coding sequence GTGTCCCAGCACAGAGCTGTGCGCTCGACCCTTCTCGCCACCGCCGTCACGGTGGCCCTCGTCGCCTCCACCGGGCAGGCCGTCACCCAGGCCGCCGAGAGGCCGACCGCGACGCAGACCCCGGGCTCGCCGGGCGCACTCGCCGCGCCGAGCGCCGCCGCGCCCGCCACCGCGCCCAACCCCTTCGACGAGGTGGACCGGCTCGCCGCCGCCAAGCCGTTCAAGCCCTCCCCGGCTCCCGCCCCGGGCGAAGTCCGCGACCAGGGGCGGGTGTTCGGCCCGGCCAGGACCGGAGTCGAGGCCGGAGCGAAGACGGCGATGCCGTCCCGGTCCGCTGCCGCCCGCACCGCGGCCGGCGTGCCCTGCACCCTCGACGGCATCACGAACCTCGCCCCCGAGCGGTTCGCCGACTTCCTCGCCGACCCCGCCGTCACCACCGAGGGCTGCCTGCGCGGCCTGATATGGACCTGGGACGCGCGCCTCGCCCCGGTCATGTCCGATGCCCACGTCCAGGCCGTCTCCCGCCGGATCTCCTCCCTCGCCGCCGCGCACGACGGCCGCAACTCCTCCCATCTGGAGGAGATGTTCACCTACCTGCACGCCGTGGCGTACCACGACTTCTCCCGCACCGAGATCGACGTCACCGACGCCCCCACCGTCGACGCGATGCGCCGCGCGATCGCCGACTTCGGCAACGCCGCCCGCACCTTCGACGTCACGCCCACCAACGCCTCCACCCTGCGCGAGGCCCTCTACGCGGGCAGCGCCCCCGGACTGCGGCAGCACCAGCTCGGGCTCATCAAGAAGGTCCTGGCGACGATGGACGCCGCGCACCCGGCGACGAACCAGGACCCCACCTGGGCGGGCGGCGCGCTGGCCGCGCTCTCGGTCAACTACCTCGGCGTCTACCCCGGCAACCGGGACACCGCCTTCCACGCGGCGGTCGCCGCCGACCCCGCCTACCGCGCCGCCTTCCGGGCGTTCTCCGGCCACACCCACCTGAAGGGCACCGCGAACGCCTGGGTGGTCCGCGACGCCCTCTCCGAGTACGGCCGCTTCGGCCAGATCGACGGTCTCGAGGCGCAGATCGTCCCGGACCTCGGCGCCCTGCTCGGGCCCGTCGAGTCGGCCTTCGGCACCGGCAGCCAGCCCTGGGCCAAGCTCGTCGGCTGGCTCAACTTCTTCGACGCGTGCGCGCCGTACGGCGTCTGCAAGGCGGACATCGAGAAGCGGATCTTCCCGTACACGTACACCTACGACAACGGCGCCATCAAGGTCCGCACCGGCCTGGACCGCGCCACCGTCGACCAGCTCTACTACGCCTCCAAGCAGGTCAAGGCGCAGTTCCACCGCGTGCTCGGTACCGAGCAGCCGCTCGCCGGGGACCCGAACTCCACCCTCAACATCGTGCTGTACGCGTCGCGCGCCGACTACGAGATCTACCACCCGATCCTGACCGGCTACGACACCAACAACGGCGGCATCTACATCGAGCGCGGCGCGACGTTCTACACGTACCAGCGCCGCGTCCCGCAGGACTCCTCGCTCACCCTCGAGGAGCTCTTCCGGCACGAGTACACGCACTACCTCAACGGCCGTTACGCCGTGCCCGGATTCTTCGGCGAGGGCCCCTGGTACGAGGGCGACCGCACCACCGCCATGGACGAGGGCACCGCCGAGTTCTTCGACGGCGCCACCCGCGACAACGGCATCGCCGTCCGCAAGTCCCTGGTCCGCAGCGTCATCGCCGACACGGCGGGCGGCGGCCCGCGCATGAGCGTGGAGCAGCTCCTCAACGCCACGTACGAGGGCGACGGCTTCCGTTTCTACTCGTACGCGGGCACGTTCTTCGAGTTCCTGTGGACCGAACGGCCGTCCCTGCTCCGCGAGATGTACACCCACCTGCGGGCGAACGACGTGGCCGGGTACGACTCCTGGCGGCACCGCCTCGGCGCGGACAGCTACCTCCAGCGCGACTACGACCGCTTCCTCGACGCACAGATCGCCAAGGTCGACGAGCTGTTCGTGCCGAACACCACCTACACGCCCAACGCACAGCTGCGTGACGCGACGCCCGCCGCCGTGCGGTCCGCCTTCGCCGCCGCCACGTCCAACACCCCCGACTGCGTGGAGAACGGCGACCCGGGCAAGCGCCGGTTCGTCTGCACGGGCCGGATCACCGCCAACCTGACGGACTGGCGCAGCGAGGACAGGGTCTTCAAGGACATGTCCGAGACGGTCGACTACTTCATCCTCGACCGGGCCGGCGCGGCCACCAACAACCTGGCCGACATGAACTGCTCCTTCGGACCCGTGGACATCTGGGACACGAAGGTGGCCGGCACGTCGGACTTCCGCTGCGAGGGCCC
- a CDS encoding serine hydrolase domain-containing protein, translated as MGVSSSAGRRAAVRYPQTRWSRLCVALVTAGTLAVPVTAGAAYGMTDPAAPVAAFTGQPSPTPPPAPSDTEFAELTPAVTAKLDAAVQRVMRQANVPGVMVALSAPGKGTYIRSFGVADKATGAPMNPGLYMRIGSETKTFTVTALLELVDEDEVGLDDTIDKYVDGVPNGDKITLRQLAGMRSGLFNYTADEDFFDAFTSDPDQPFTPEQLLAYSFKHPVNFQPGEEFEYSNTNTILLGLVVEKVSGMPLDEYIDENVVQPAGLRHTLFPTDAAFPSPHAHGYTNQTASGDVEDATDWNPSWGWAAGAMISNLQDMRTWARVVATGTLLSPETQAERLEAPQTVPGSGYGLGIFDVQGWIGHNGSLPGYESLTVYLPEAQATLVVLLNTDILDEGVEPSTLFGEAITRIVTPDHVFDLPRPPASASPTPASPSS; from the coding sequence ATGGGAGTGTCGTCCTCGGCCGGCAGGAGGGCTGCCGTGAGGTATCCACAGACGCGCTGGTCCAGGCTCTGCGTGGCCCTGGTCACGGCCGGAACGCTGGCCGTTCCGGTCACGGCGGGAGCGGCGTACGGAATGACCGACCCGGCGGCCCCCGTGGCCGCGTTCACCGGACAGCCGTCGCCCACGCCACCTCCGGCGCCCTCGGACACCGAGTTCGCGGAACTCACCCCGGCCGTCACCGCGAAGCTGGACGCCGCAGTGCAGCGGGTCATGCGGCAGGCGAACGTGCCCGGCGTCATGGTCGCCCTGTCGGCGCCCGGCAAGGGTACGTACATCCGCTCCTTCGGCGTGGCCGACAAGGCCACCGGGGCGCCGATGAACCCCGGGCTCTACATGCGGATCGGCAGCGAGACGAAGACGTTCACCGTGACGGCGCTGCTCGAACTCGTGGACGAGGACGAGGTGGGACTGGACGACACGATCGACAAGTACGTCGACGGGGTCCCCAACGGGGACAAGATCACCCTGCGGCAGCTCGCCGGCATGCGCAGCGGGCTGTTCAACTACACGGCGGACGAGGACTTCTTCGACGCGTTCACGAGCGACCCCGATCAGCCGTTCACCCCGGAGCAGTTGCTGGCGTACTCGTTCAAGCACCCGGTCAACTTCCAGCCGGGTGAGGAGTTCGAGTACAGCAACACCAACACGATCCTGCTCGGGCTCGTCGTCGAGAAGGTCAGCGGCATGCCGCTGGACGAGTACATCGACGAGAACGTCGTGCAGCCGGCCGGGCTGCGGCACACCCTCTTCCCGACGGACGCCGCGTTCCCCAGCCCGCACGCGCACGGCTACACCAACCAGACGGCGTCCGGTGACGTCGAGGACGCCACGGACTGGAACCCCTCCTGGGGCTGGGCCGCGGGCGCGATGATCTCGAACCTCCAGGACATGCGGACCTGGGCCCGGGTCGTCGCCACCGGCACCCTGCTGAGCCCGGAGACCCAGGCCGAGCGCCTGGAGGCCCCGCAGACGGTCCCCGGCTCCGGATACGGCCTCGGCATCTTCGACGTCCAGGGCTGGATCGGCCACAACGGCTCGCTGCCGGGCTACGAGTCCCTGACGGTCTATCTGCCCGAGGCACAGGCCACCCTGGTCGTGCTCCTCAACACCGACATCCTCGACGAGGGCGTCGAACCGAGCACCCTCTTCGGCGAGGCGATCACCAGGATCGTGACCCCCGACCACGTCTTCGACCTGCCGAGACCGCCGGCCTCCGCTTCACCCACCCCTGCTTCGCCGTCCTCCTGA
- a CDS encoding N-formylglutamate amidohydrolase, with the protein MSNATEPFRLLAGDPGSPVILHVPHSSRVVPEDVRADILLDDRALETELDHITDGHTAEIAAVAADRAALRPWRFVNGLSRLVIDPERFPDEREEMLAVGMGAVYTRTTHREPLRRPDLDGSPLVERYFRPYARAMTEAVADRLRAVGRAVIVDVHSYPTARLPYELHGEGPRPPVCLGTDAFHTPEWLLGAARKAFEQLGETGLDSPFAGTYVPLRYYGQDARVTALMVELRRDGYMYEPGGPAHDGLAPTAAALAALVDATSGPS; encoded by the coding sequence ATGAGCAACGCGACGGAGCCGTTCCGGCTCCTCGCCGGCGACCCCGGCTCTCCCGTCATCCTCCACGTGCCGCACTCCTCGCGGGTCGTCCCGGAGGACGTGCGCGCGGACATCCTCCTCGACGACCGCGCGCTGGAGACCGAGCTGGACCACATCACCGACGGGCACACCGCGGAGATCGCGGCCGTGGCGGCCGACCGGGCCGCGCTGCGGCCGTGGCGGTTCGTCAACGGTCTTTCCCGCCTGGTGATCGACCCCGAGCGGTTCCCCGACGAGCGCGAGGAAATGCTGGCCGTCGGCATGGGCGCGGTGTACACGCGCACCACCCACCGCGAGCCGCTCCGGCGGCCGGACCTCGACGGATCGCCGCTGGTCGAGCGGTACTTCCGACCGTACGCCCGGGCGATGACGGAGGCGGTCGCCGACCGGCTCCGGGCCGTGGGCCGAGCGGTGATCGTCGACGTCCACTCGTACCCGACGGCGCGCCTCCCGTACGAGCTCCACGGCGAGGGCCCGCGCCCGCCCGTCTGCCTCGGGACGGACGCGTTCCACACCCCGGAGTGGCTGCTCGGCGCGGCCCGCAAGGCCTTCGAACAGCTGGGGGAGACGGGCCTCGACAGCCCTTTCGCCGGCACGTACGTCCCGCTGCGGTACTACGGCCAGGACGCCCGCGTCACCGCCCTGATGGTGGAACTCCGCCGCGACGGCTACATGTACGAACCGGGCGGCCCCGCCCACGACGGACTGGCCCCGACCGCCGCGGCCCTGGCCGCACTCGTCGACGCCACGTCCGGACCGAGCTGA
- a CDS encoding TetR/AcrR family transcriptional regulator → MARMPSAERRRQLVEAAIRAMTRDGVARTTTRSICSEAGVSLSVFHYCFDSKQALLEAAIEAITGNYVARVMSAVELRSTLRETVRGALQTYWDHVTAHPGEHMLTYDLTQYALREPGFEHLARAQYEQYVASAASLIEQVCVGRGIKPRVPLDLLARCLAAAIDGLTLQFLVLGDERAADALLDTTADQMVALIEG, encoded by the coding sequence ATGGCGCGGATGCCGTCGGCCGAACGACGCCGTCAGCTGGTGGAGGCGGCGATCAGGGCGATGACCAGGGACGGTGTCGCCCGGACGACGACCCGCTCGATCTGCTCCGAGGCCGGCGTCTCGCTGAGCGTCTTCCACTACTGCTTCGACTCCAAGCAGGCGCTGCTCGAAGCCGCCATCGAGGCGATCACCGGCAACTACGTCGCCCGCGTGATGTCCGCCGTCGAGCTGAGGAGCACCCTGCGGGAGACCGTGCGCGGCGCGCTCCAGACGTACTGGGACCACGTCACCGCCCACCCCGGCGAGCACATGCTGACCTACGACCTCACCCAGTACGCCCTGCGCGAGCCCGGGTTCGAGCATCTCGCGCGCGCCCAGTACGAGCAGTACGTGGCCTCTGCGGCGTCGCTGATCGAGCAGGTCTGCGTGGGGCGGGGGATCAAGCCGCGGGTTCCGCTGGACCTGCTGGCCCGGTGCCTGGCGGCCGCGATCGACGGGCTCACCCTGCAGTTCCTCGTCCTCGGCGACGAGCGGGCCGCCGACGCGCTGCTCGACACCACCGCCGACCAGATGGTGGCCCTCATCGAGGGCTGA
- a CDS encoding discoidin domain-containing protein codes for MIRPNTRGAGVRLPLLSLFLALAAVLFGAAPVPAADADGSWWEPTARPAADSQINVTGAPFKGKDAQGKVRGFVDAHNHLMSNEGFGGRMICGQTFSEQGIAEALKDCPEHYPDGSGALFEHLTGGDNGKHDPVGWPTFKDWPAHNSLSHQQNYYAWVERAWRGGQRVLVNDLVTNGLICSLLPRDRTCDEMTAIRLEARKTYELQDYIDKMYGGPGKGWFRIVTSSDQARSVVEQGKLAVVLGVETSEPFGCKMILDVAQCDAADIDRGLDELYDLGVRSMFLCHKFDNALCGVRFDSGTTGVAVNIGQFLSTGTFWMTEKCAGPQHDNPIGLAAAPPAMAEKLPAGVSVPSYASDAKCNKRGLTRLGEHALKGMIDRGMMLELDHMSVKAAGRALDILESQEYPGVISSHSWMDLDWTERLYKLGGFVGQYMSGAQGFIGEAGQKAALREKYKVGLGYGTDMNGVGGWPGPVGEGAPNAVKYPFRSFDGGSVIDRQVTGQRTWDMNTDGAAHNGLVPDWVEQIRLSGGQSVVDELAGGAESYLTTMKRTEQHEPGVNLAAGAPASASSTEWWNPFVTYAPYRATDGDTGTRWASEWSDDQWLQVDLGAVRRVGRVTLDWERAYAREYRIEVSENGSDWRTAWSTEAGDGGYDTAEFPSQSARYVRVHGVHRATDWGYSLYEMKVQRA; via the coding sequence ATGATTCGACCCAACACACGCGGGGCCGGTGTCCGGCTCCCGCTGTTGTCCTTGTTCCTCGCCCTGGCGGCCGTCCTCTTCGGCGCGGCGCCCGTGCCCGCGGCCGACGCGGACGGCTCGTGGTGGGAGCCCACCGCGCGTCCCGCGGCGGACTCCCAGATCAACGTCACCGGCGCTCCGTTCAAGGGCAAGGACGCGCAGGGCAAGGTGCGTGGCTTCGTCGACGCGCACAACCACCTGATGTCCAACGAGGGGTTCGGCGGCCGCATGATCTGCGGCCAGACGTTCTCCGAGCAGGGCATCGCCGAGGCGCTCAAGGACTGTCCCGAGCACTACCCCGACGGCTCCGGTGCGCTCTTCGAGCACCTGACCGGCGGCGACAACGGGAAGCACGACCCGGTGGGTTGGCCCACGTTCAAGGACTGGCCCGCCCACAACTCGCTGAGCCACCAGCAGAACTACTACGCCTGGGTGGAGCGCGCCTGGCGCGGTGGACAGCGGGTGCTGGTCAACGACCTGGTCACGAACGGTCTGATCTGCTCGCTCCTGCCGCGGGACCGCACCTGCGACGAGATGACCGCCATCCGTCTGGAAGCCCGTAAGACCTACGAGCTGCAGGACTACATCGACAAGATGTACGGCGGTCCGGGCAAGGGCTGGTTCCGCATCGTGACCAGCTCCGACCAGGCCCGGTCCGTGGTCGAGCAGGGCAAGCTCGCCGTGGTCCTCGGCGTGGAGACCTCGGAGCCGTTCGGCTGCAAGATGATCCTCGACGTCGCCCAGTGCGACGCGGCGGACATCGACCGAGGACTCGACGAGCTGTACGACCTCGGCGTGCGCAGCATGTTCCTGTGCCACAAGTTCGACAACGCGCTGTGCGGCGTGCGCTTCGACTCCGGAACCACCGGTGTCGCGGTCAACATCGGTCAGTTCCTCTCCACCGGAACGTTCTGGATGACCGAGAAGTGCGCCGGTCCGCAGCACGACAACCCGATCGGCCTGGCCGCGGCGCCGCCCGCGATGGCCGAGAAGCTGCCCGCCGGGGTGAGCGTGCCCTCGTACGCCTCGGACGCCAAGTGCAACAAGCGGGGCCTGACCAGGCTCGGCGAGCACGCGCTGAAGGGCATGATCGACCGCGGGATGATGCTCGAGCTCGACCACATGAGCGTCAAGGCCGCGGGCAGGGCGCTCGACATCCTGGAGTCCCAGGAGTACCCGGGTGTCATCTCCAGCCACAGCTGGATGGACCTCGACTGGACCGAGCGTCTGTACAAGCTCGGCGGGTTCGTCGGGCAGTACATGAGCGGTGCGCAGGGCTTCATCGGCGAGGCCGGCCAGAAGGCCGCGCTGCGTGAGAAGTACAAGGTCGGCCTCGGCTACGGCACCGACATGAACGGTGTCGGCGGCTGGCCGGGTCCGGTCGGTGAGGGCGCGCCGAACGCCGTGAAGTACCCGTTCCGCAGCTTCGACGGCGGATCGGTCATCGACCGGCAGGTCACCGGTCAGCGCACCTGGGACATGAACACCGACGGGGCCGCGCACAACGGTCTCGTCCCGGACTGGGTGGAGCAGATCCGGCTCAGCGGTGGCCAGAGCGTCGTCGACGAGCTGGCCGGTGGTGCGGAGTCGTACCTGACCACGATGAAGCGCACCGAGCAGCACGAGCCGGGCGTCAACCTCGCGGCAGGGGCGCCGGCCTCGGCCAGTTCGACCGAGTGGTGGAACCCGTTCGTGACCTACGCGCCGTACCGTGCCACCGACGGTGACACCGGTACGCGCTGGGCCAGCGAATGGTCGGACGACCAGTGGCTGCAGGTCGACCTCGGTGCGGTTCGCCGGGTGGGCCGGGTCACCCTCGACTGGGAGCGGGCGTACGCCCGGGAGTACCGCATCGAGGTGTCGGAGAACGGCTCCGACTGGCGCACGGCGTGGTCCACCGAGGCGGGCGACGGCGGGTACGACACCGCCGAGTTCCCCTCCCAGTCGGCTCGTTACGTCCGTGTGCACGGTGTGCACCGGGCGACCGACTGGGGGTACTCGCTCTACGAGATGAAGGTCCAGCGGGCCTGA
- a CDS encoding FAD-dependent monooxygenase, with the protein MRESRSNSGGDLSPDVLVVGAGPVGLTAAAELRRRGIDVRIVDRLRARMPFAKAVGIQPRTLEVWDRMGCVRPVLDAAVPMRGQLVYVNGAEQARIDLVLPPEVPYGFAALPQYETERILAELLARLGTEVERGTALLSFEQDADGVTARLVSDDDGDDGAEPVEEEVRCRYLVGCDGAHSAVRKGLGLSFEGSAFPATYMLGDVEVGWDLPAGYGVRSMHRDADGEVDDVLVCIPLPGSGRYRVSMTAPAEFSAPDGAGLRKGGPEEGGGVAHGLAGGAAPGVADIQAVLDRLAPRPVTATRLRWSSVFRISHRLVDRYGEGRVFVAGDAAHIHPPTGAQGMNTGIQDAYNLAWKLALAVEGGAHAGLLASYDVERRPVGEEVVGRTVRHAAEGVQADPEDPVTLMLREAQLLVGYRGSPIVGPPDLVVEAGTGPQPGDRAPDCGGLAGDIAAYPLRLYDLLRERGHVLVLYGEGDAGSVAGFRRLADAARLLTRGRTDACAVLAGADGESFAAASSADGTRLPLYRDVRGEFALRYAVSTPTAFLVRPDGYLGARIAPPGEQRLAAHLATVFRT; encoded by the coding sequence ATGCGCGAGTCCAGGAGCAACAGCGGTGGCGACCTCTCGCCGGACGTACTGGTCGTCGGGGCCGGGCCCGTCGGGCTCACCGCGGCGGCGGAGCTGCGCAGACGCGGGATCGACGTGCGGATCGTGGACCGGCTGCGGGCCAGGATGCCGTTCGCCAAGGCCGTGGGCATCCAGCCGCGTACCCTGGAGGTCTGGGACCGGATGGGGTGTGTACGCCCGGTCCTCGACGCGGCCGTGCCGATGCGCGGCCAGCTCGTGTACGTCAACGGCGCGGAGCAGGCCCGGATCGACCTCGTCCTGCCGCCCGAAGTGCCGTACGGATTCGCCGCGTTGCCACAGTACGAGACCGAGCGCATCCTCGCGGAGCTCCTCGCCCGCCTCGGCACCGAGGTCGAACGCGGCACGGCCCTGCTCTCGTTCGAGCAGGACGCGGACGGCGTGACCGCCCGCCTGGTGTCGGACGACGACGGGGACGACGGGGCCGAGCCGGTCGAGGAGGAGGTCCGCTGCCGGTACCTGGTCGGCTGCGACGGCGCGCACAGCGCCGTGCGCAAGGGGCTGGGGCTGTCCTTCGAGGGCAGCGCGTTCCCCGCGACGTACATGCTGGGCGACGTGGAGGTCGGCTGGGACCTGCCGGCCGGCTACGGCGTGCGCTCCATGCACCGTGACGCGGACGGCGAGGTCGACGACGTGCTCGTGTGCATCCCGCTGCCGGGCTCCGGCCGCTATCGCGTGTCGATGACGGCGCCGGCGGAGTTCTCCGCACCGGACGGGGCCGGGCTGCGGAAGGGCGGGCCCGAGGAAGGTGGTGGGGTGGCGCACGGCCTCGCGGGCGGCGCGGCCCCCGGCGTTGCGGACATCCAGGCCGTCCTGGACCGGCTGGCGCCGCGGCCGGTGACGGCGACACGGCTGCGCTGGTCGTCGGTGTTCCGGATCAGCCACCGCCTGGTGGACCGGTACGGCGAGGGCCGGGTGTTCGTCGCCGGGGACGCGGCGCACATCCATCCGCCGACCGGCGCGCAGGGGATGAACACCGGCATCCAGGACGCGTACAACCTGGCCTGGAAGCTCGCCCTGGCGGTCGAGGGCGGCGCGCACGCCGGGCTGCTCGCCAGCTACGACGTCGAGCGGCGGCCGGTCGGCGAGGAGGTCGTCGGCCGGACGGTCCGGCACGCGGCGGAGGGCGTACAGGCCGACCCGGAGGACCCCGTGACGCTGATGCTGCGCGAGGCGCAGCTCCTCGTCGGCTACCGCGGCAGCCCGATCGTCGGCCCGCCGGACCTCGTCGTCGAGGCCGGGACCGGGCCGCAGCCCGGCGACCGCGCACCGGACTGCGGCGGCCTCGCCGGGGACATCGCGGCGTACCCGCTGCGGCTGTACGACCTCCTCCGGGAGCGCGGGCACGTCCTCGTCCTGTACGGGGAGGGCGACGCCGGATCGGTCGCCGGGTTCCGCCGACTCGCGGACGCGGCACGGCTGTTGACGCGCGGTCGGACGGACGCGTGCGCCGTGCTCGCGGGCGCGGACGGCGAATCCTTCGCGGCGGCGTCGTCGGCGGACGGGACCCGGCTGCCCCTGTACCGCGACGTGCGTGGGGAGTTCGCCCTGCGCTACGCGGTGAGCACCCCAACGGCTTTCCTGGTGCGGCCCGACGGGTACCTGGGCGCCCGGATCGCGCCGCCGGGCGAGCAGCGGCTCGCCGCGCATCTCGCGACCGTTTTCCGGACCTGA
- a CDS encoding glutaminase yields the protein MAIMVLQSFRPVLDTIAEEIANLDGRGRPADYIPALAAGDPRHFGMAVADLDGTVYGVGEWQRPFSTQSVTKVYTLALALAHEGEILWEHVGREPSGNPFNSLVQLEYENGIPRNPFINAGALVVTDRLHRLTGDASGALRDFLRAESGNDGLDFDRDVAASETAHGDRNAALAHFMASYDNITTPVPTLLREYFRQCSIEASCADLAVATGFLARHGIRADGTRLLTRSQAKQVNAVMLTCGTYDAAGDFAYRVGLPGKSGVGGAIIAVVPGRCTLCVWSPGLDARGNSVAGVAALDRFTTITGLSVF from the coding sequence ATGGCGATCATGGTGCTGCAGTCCTTCCGCCCCGTCCTCGACACGATCGCCGAGGAGATCGCGAACCTCGACGGACGCGGTCGCCCCGCCGACTACATTCCCGCGCTCGCCGCCGGCGACCCACGGCACTTCGGCATGGCCGTGGCGGATCTGGACGGCACGGTGTACGGGGTGGGGGAGTGGCAGCGGCCGTTCTCCACGCAGTCCGTGACGAAGGTCTACACCCTCGCCCTGGCGCTCGCGCACGAGGGCGAGATCCTCTGGGAGCACGTCGGGCGCGAACCGTCCGGCAACCCGTTCAACTCCCTCGTGCAGCTCGAGTACGAGAACGGCATCCCGCGCAACCCGTTCATCAACGCCGGCGCGCTCGTCGTCACCGACCGGCTGCATCGCCTCACCGGCGACGCCTCCGGCGCCCTGCGGGACTTCCTGCGAGCCGAGAGCGGCAACGACGGCCTCGACTTCGACAGGGACGTCGCCGCCTCCGAGACCGCCCACGGCGACCGCAACGCGGCTCTGGCGCACTTCATGGCCTCGTACGACAACATCACGACCCCCGTGCCGACGCTGCTCCGTGAGTACTTCCGGCAGTGCTCGATCGAGGCGTCCTGCGCCGACCTGGCCGTGGCCACCGGCTTCCTGGCCCGTCACGGCATACGCGCGGACGGCACCCGCCTGCTCACCCGCAGCCAGGCCAAGCAGGTCAACGCCGTCATGCTCACCTGCGGCACGTACGACGCGGCCGGCGACTTCGCCTACCGCGTGGGCCTGCCGGGCAAGAGCGGCGTCGGCGGCGCGATCATCGCCGTCGTCCCCGGACGCTGCACGCTCTGCGTCTGGAGTCCCGGCCTGGACGCCCGCGGCAACTCGGTCGCGGGCGTCGCGGCGCTGGACCGCTTCACCACCATCACGGGCCTCTCCGTCTTCTGA
- a CDS encoding MazG-like family protein, with translation MDSTDPWETIGRLAEHFAAWDDARGMAREEQWSLQILKLAEEVGEAAQAVIGARGTNPRKGHSHSWEDVRDEVADCVITGMVALARLLGDQARPHFDAVLAQKSAAFLPGPEDA, from the coding sequence ATGGACAGCACCGACCCGTGGGAGACGATCGGCCGTCTCGCCGAGCACTTCGCCGCGTGGGACGACGCACGGGGCATGGCGCGGGAGGAACAGTGGTCGCTCCAGATCCTCAAGCTGGCCGAGGAGGTCGGGGAGGCGGCGCAGGCCGTGATCGGCGCCCGGGGCACCAACCCTCGCAAGGGGCACAGTCATTCGTGGGAAGACGTCCGCGACGAGGTCGCCGACTGCGTGATCACGGGCATGGTCGCCCTGGCCAGACTCCTGGGCGACCAGGCACGCCCGCACTTCGACGCCGTGCTCGCCCAGAAGTCCGCCGCGTTCCTGCCCGGGCCCGAGGACGCCTAG
- a CDS encoding DUF3040 domain-containing protein — MAAASGRRALPEQEEVSGMDDARLSQRERRILAEIEQALSRDDPLDRSLRTMRRRHWSPGRAVAGVAFLGAATVTLLVAAVATAEPALVWAFAAAWVVTLVCLLRLVMSWSSRRLAARAARSRGAGREKDGSEGGPSASA, encoded by the coding sequence GTGGCGGCGGCGTCCGGCCGGCGGGCGCTGCCGGAGCAGGAGGAGGTGTCCGGGATGGACGACGCCCGGCTCTCGCAGCGCGAGCGACGGATCCTGGCCGAGATCGAGCAGGCCCTCAGCCGCGACGACCCCCTCGACCGCAGCCTGCGCACCATGCGCCGGCGGCACTGGAGCCCGGGACGGGCCGTGGCCGGAGTCGCGTTCCTGGGTGCGGCGACGGTCACCCTGCTCGTGGCCGCCGTCGCCACCGCGGAACCCGCCCTGGTCTGGGCGTTTGCCGCGGCATGGGTGGTGACGCTGGTCTGCCTGCTGCGTCTGGTGATGAGCTGGTCGAGCCGACGGCTGGCCGCCAGGGCGGCGCGCAGCCGCGGCGCGGGCCGGGAGAAGGACGGGAGCGAGGGCGGCCCGTCCGCGAGCGCGTGA